A portion of the Rhodanobacter sp. AS-Z3 genome contains these proteins:
- a CDS encoding DUF802 domain-containing protein, with the protein MFKNLLNFVVFAAGLAAISWIGAGYVGTNPLALSVTALIGACYLAGALELYRYRQATASLQQAVSALSTAPTNLGDWLSQLHPSLRHAVRLRVEGERAALPAPALTPYLVGLLVLLGMLGTLLGMMATLRGTGFALDSATDLQAMHASLAAPVKGLGFAFGTSIAGVASSAMLGLLSALCRRERVQAVQSLDLHIATTLRVYSQAHQREETFKLLQQQSELMPTLVDRLQAMISTIEQQSAAANERQLASQDSFHRHTEAAYTRLASSVEQSLKDSVTENARAASATLLPVMEATMAALARETTTLHDTITHAVDTQLEGLSSGFETSTATVAELWQQALAEHRQTNQLQAADLRSSLDHFAETFEQRSSSLLGDVFSRMDATAGNVGEGWAQALSQQQESNQQLVSNQQQALNAATATIEQQATALVQRVDQSHAGLQKALAANDQQRLAAWTDTLDSMATALGEKWQEAGTHATSRQQEICDTLAETAREMSAHSQAHARDTITEISRLVQAASEAPRAAAEVVAELRQKLSDSMVRDTAMLDERNRLMATLETLLDGVNRASNEQKGAIDALVTSSADLLDRVGNRFTDHIASEAGKLDAAAAQVTGSAVEVASLGEAFGMAVELFGASSEQLVSRLQHIEIALDKSLARSDEQLAYYVAQAREVIDLSMLSQKQIVDDLQQLARQRAAGLETA; encoded by the coding sequence ATGTTCAAAAATCTGCTTAATTTCGTTGTTTTCGCTGCCGGCCTTGCCGCCATCAGCTGGATCGGTGCGGGCTATGTCGGCACCAATCCGCTGGCACTTTCGGTCACCGCGCTGATTGGCGCCTGCTACCTGGCCGGTGCGCTGGAGCTTTACCGCTATCGCCAGGCCACGGCCTCGCTACAGCAGGCCGTGAGCGCTTTGTCGACGGCGCCCACCAACCTCGGCGACTGGCTGAGCCAACTGCACCCGAGCTTGCGTCATGCCGTGCGTCTTCGCGTCGAAGGCGAGCGCGCCGCTTTGCCGGCGCCGGCCTTGACGCCGTATCTGGTTGGCCTGCTGGTCTTGCTGGGCATGCTGGGCACGCTGCTGGGCATGATGGCCACACTCCGCGGCACCGGTTTTGCGCTGGATAGCGCCACCGATCTGCAGGCCATGCACGCGTCGCTTGCCGCACCGGTGAAGGGACTGGGCTTTGCGTTCGGCACCTCGATCGCAGGCGTGGCCAGCTCGGCGATGCTGGGCCTGCTTTCCGCGCTGTGCCGGCGCGAGCGCGTGCAAGCCGTGCAATCGCTGGACCTGCATATCGCCACCACCTTGCGCGTGTATTCGCAGGCACACCAGCGCGAAGAAACCTTCAAGCTGCTGCAGCAACAATCCGAACTGATGCCGACGCTGGTGGATCGTCTGCAGGCAATGATCAGCACCATTGAGCAACAAAGTGCAGCCGCGAATGAGCGACAGCTCGCCAGCCAGGATAGCTTCCATCGCCACACCGAAGCGGCGTACACGCGACTGGCCAGCTCCGTGGAGCAGTCGCTGAAGGACAGCGTCACCGAAAACGCACGCGCGGCCAGTGCCACCCTGCTGCCGGTGATGGAAGCCACCATGGCCGCACTGGCACGCGAAACAACGACGCTGCATGACACCATCACGCACGCGGTGGACACCCAATTGGAAGGCCTGTCGAGCGGCTTCGAGACATCGACTGCAACGGTAGCCGAGCTCTGGCAGCAGGCACTTGCCGAACATCGCCAAACGAACCAGCTGCAGGCGGCGGATCTGCGCAGCTCACTGGACCACTTTGCCGAAACCTTCGAACAACGCTCGAGCAGCCTGCTCGGAGACGTGTTCAGCCGCATGGACGCCACCGCAGGCAACGTCGGCGAGGGATGGGCACAAGCGTTGTCGCAGCAACAGGAAAGCAATCAGCAACTGGTCAGCAATCAGCAGCAGGCACTGAACGCCGCGACGGCAACGATCGAACAGCAGGCTACCGCACTGGTTCAACGTGTGGACCAGTCGCACGCAGGTTTGCAGAAAGCCCTGGCAGCCAACGATCAACAGCGTCTTGCTGCATGGACCGACACGTTAGACTCGATGGCCACCGCGCTGGGGGAAAAGTGGCAGGAAGCCGGCACGCATGCGACCAGCCGCCAACAGGAAATCTGCGACACGCTGGCGGAAACTGCCCGCGAAATGTCGGCCCACAGTCAGGCCCATGCACGCGACACCATCACCGAAATATCCCGCCTCGTGCAGGCCGCCTCGGAAGCACCGAGGGCCGCCGCCGAAGTGGTCGCCGAGCTGCGCCAGAAACTCTCCGACAGCATGGTGCGCGACACCGCCATGCTGGACGAGCGCAACCGTCTGATGGCCACGCTGGAGACCCTGCTCGATGGGGTGAATCGCGCGTCCAACGAACAAAAAGGCGCGATCGACGCCTTGGTCACCAGCTCGGCCGACCTGCTCGATCGTGTCGGCAACCGCTTCACTGATCACATCGCCAGCGAAGCCGGCAAGCTGGATGCCGCCGCTGCACAGGTTACCGGCAGCGCCGTTGAAGTGGCCAGCCTCGGTGAAGCGTTCGGCATGGCGGTGGAGTTGTTCGGCGCATCCAGCGAGCAGCTGGTCAGCCGCCTGCAACACATCGAAATCGCGCTGGACAAATCACTTGCCCGCAGCGACGAGCAACTCGCCTACTACGTGGCACAGGCGCGCGAAGTGATCGACCTGAGCATGCTGTCGCAAAAGCAGATTGTCGACGACCTGCAGCAACTGGCCCGCCAGCGTGCCGCCGGGCTTGAAACAGCATGA
- a CDS encoding OmpA family protein produces the protein MSDEIEADTESATPIWAAFGDLMSVLLGAFVLVLVGVIGVQLQLSQRLQHEVAQRRIEALQRKTLEQALAIPLAVGRVTFANGRIGISGNVLFALNSDQLQPEGLSVLKSLAGPLSDYLKARDEVLMVSGFTDDRQVRGDNRQFADNWELSAERALTVTRALIADGVPADAIFAAAFGSSQPVGSNADEDGRARNRRVEIAPVPKPSKAAVAADEP, from the coding sequence ATGAGCGACGAGATCGAAGCCGATACCGAGTCGGCCACACCGATCTGGGCGGCCTTCGGCGACCTGATGTCGGTGTTGCTGGGCGCGTTCGTGCTGGTGCTGGTGGGCGTCATCGGCGTGCAGTTGCAACTTTCCCAGCGACTGCAACACGAAGTCGCGCAACGACGGATCGAGGCACTGCAGCGCAAGACGCTGGAACAGGCGCTGGCGATACCGCTGGCAGTCGGACGCGTGACGTTCGCCAACGGCCGCATCGGGATCAGTGGCAACGTGCTGTTCGCGCTGAACTCCGACCAGTTGCAGCCCGAGGGGTTGAGCGTGCTGAAGAGTCTGGCCGGACCGCTGTCTGATTACCTCAAGGCGCGCGACGAAGTGTTGATGGTCAGCGGCTTCACCGACGACCGCCAGGTGCGCGGCGACAACCGCCAGTTTGCCGACAACTGGGAGCTGTCCGCCGAGCGCGCGCTGACAGTGACGCGCGCGCTGATTGCCGACGGCGTGCCGGCCGACGCGATCTTCGCCGCAGCATTTGGTTCCAGCCAGCCGGTCGGCTCCAACGCCGATGAAGACGGACGCGCGCGCAATCGCCGCGTGGAAATCGCGCCAGTGCCAAAACCCTCGAAAGCCGCCGTGGCTGCCGATGAGCCCTAG
- a CDS encoding DUF3348 domain-containing protein encodes MQQAPLRKPKAGPHLPGPTLIRLLARLAGADVAPAGSSLPDRLSQWFDWNQALVLSTALDGKLAVVASDLPLSSEVESDECARVRASLAANITADDGVQAADDYAAFRQRHLTLQRSMQAATGRLRGHLRDRLAQTSDEMARLAEVDAVMELALSPREQNLLATVPALLGEHFERLRQIAQTQERHAVTVTSTWLERFRHDMQSVLLAELDVRFQPVEGLLAALRTSAAGSHVQKSA; translated from the coding sequence ATGCAACAAGCCCCTCTGCGCAAACCGAAGGCTGGCCCACACCTGCCCGGCCCCACGCTGATCCGCCTGTTGGCGCGATTGGCTGGCGCCGACGTGGCTCCGGCCGGCAGCTCACTACCCGATCGTCTCAGTCAGTGGTTCGACTGGAATCAGGCGTTGGTCTTGTCGACCGCACTCGACGGCAAGCTCGCCGTCGTCGCGAGCGATTTGCCGCTATCGAGCGAGGTCGAAAGCGACGAGTGCGCTCGCGTGCGAGCGTCGCTGGCGGCAAACATCACCGCTGATGACGGCGTGCAGGCGGCGGATGACTACGCGGCGTTCCGTCAGCGTCATCTCACCCTGCAGCGGTCGATGCAGGCCGCCACGGGCCGGCTGCGCGGACACCTGCGTGACCGGCTCGCGCAGACCAGCGACGAGATGGCTCGGCTGGCGGAAGTGGATGCGGTGATGGAGCTGGCGCTGAGCCCGCGTGAGCAGAACTTGCTGGCTACCGTGCCCGCTCTGCTCGGCGAACACTTTGAACGTCTGCGCCAGATCGCGCAGACACAGGAACGCCACGCGGTAACCGTTACCAGCACCTGGCTGGAGCGGTTCCGCCACGATATGCAAAGCGTATTACTCGCCGAACTGGATGTTCGTTTTCAACCGGTCGAAGGCCTGCTTGCAGCGCTTCGCACCAGCGCCGCAGGAAGTCATGTTCAAAAATCTGCTTAA
- a CDS encoding DMT family transporter — MQAVNQARLQIHFCVVLWGFTAILGKLITLPTLPLVLWRMALVTVALLLVPRVWRGLRAMPARLIWAYAGIGVLVSLHWLSFYAAIKLSNASVGATCIALGPVFLAFIEPWVAKRKFDPRELMIGVAVVPGVVMVVGGVPHDMRLGIAVGVLSALFVAFFGSLNKRLVEHGDPLTVTFIELGTGSVFLSLLAPLLPHVGPAFVVPDLHDTLLLLALSFGCTLLPFALALVALRHMSAFGTQMVTNLEPVYAIVLAILLLGEQHELDSWFYAGVAVILAAVFMHPLLHRRQRVPKQPELLGTTESHSMID, encoded by the coding sequence ATGCAAGCCGTCAATCAGGCCCGTCTGCAGATCCACTTCTGCGTAGTGTTATGGGGTTTTACCGCGATTCTCGGCAAGCTGATCACGTTGCCCACCCTGCCGCTGGTGTTGTGGCGCATGGCGCTGGTCACCGTTGCTTTGCTGCTGGTGCCGCGGGTGTGGCGCGGGCTGCGCGCCATGCCGGCGCGGCTGATCTGGGCGTACGCCGGTATCGGCGTACTGGTGTCGCTGCACTGGCTCAGCTTCTATGCGGCGATCAAATTATCCAACGCTTCGGTCGGCGCGACCTGCATTGCACTGGGCCCGGTGTTTCTGGCCTTCATCGAACCATGGGTGGCCAAACGCAAGTTCGATCCACGCGAACTGATGATCGGTGTGGCGGTGGTGCCGGGGGTGGTGATGGTGGTGGGCGGCGTACCGCACGACATGCGCCTGGGTATCGCGGTGGGCGTGCTGTCCGCGCTGTTCGTGGCGTTCTTCGGCTCGCTCAACAAGCGTCTGGTCGAACATGGCGACCCGCTTACCGTGACCTTCATCGAACTGGGTACGGGCAGCGTGTTCCTCAGTTTGCTCGCGCCGCTGCTGCCACATGTCGGCCCGGCGTTCGTGGTACCGGATCTGCACGACACGCTGTTGCTGCTCGCGCTGTCGTTCGGTTGCACGCTGCTACCTTTCGCGCTGGCCTTGGTCGCCTTGCGCCACATGAGTGCGTTCGGTACGCAGATGGTGACCAACCTGGAACCGGTCTACGCCATTGTGCTGGCGATTCTGCTGCTGGGTGAGCAGCACGAGCTGGACAGCTGGTTCTACGCCGGCGTGGCGGTGATCCTTGCCGCGGTGTTCATGCACCCGTTGCTGCATCGCCGCCAGCGCGTACCCAAGCAACCGGAGCTGCTTGGCACGACGGAAAGTCACAGCATGATCGACTGA
- a CDS encoding AsmA family protein, with amino-acid sequence MTRNRKILAGIAGSLLVVVLVLVVLVATFNWNRMRPFINDKVSQAIGRPFVIRGELTVDWTRDRSGSGIAGWVPWPEFTARDISIANPPWSQQPQFATLQALRFRLSLLPLLAHRIDVPSLQLMQPRIDLERDKQKRATWDFSFPPSVTPSRWTLEIGTVGFDRGLITLQDAPSGTELKATVEPLQAAIPYDQIVAQQTAAARKQTGASGDQARSDDKSEAPANSSPTAHQSLTYQFGWTLEGSHQGSPLKGHGKTGAMLALHDTRRPFPLQADVMLGDTHIALVGTLTDPLHLGALDVRLWLSGSSMAKLYPLTGVTLPDTPAYATEGHLSGQLGHKGSRYHYQDFRGRVGGSDLSGDLLFVTGGARPKLTGKLHSKLLQFADLAPLIGGASATANSEGDPVQPADKLLPVAPFRTERWQAMDADVDFSSERIVHGDALPIDSLSTHLVMNNGALYLDPLSFGMAGGQVRSNMTLDGSRTPMHGVLELHARHLKLKQLFPTFESMHTSFGEINGDAELTAQGNSVAELLGHANGELKLLMNDGAISKTLLETAGLNVGNIVIGKLFGDKTVQINCAASDMTANDGLFDTRLFVFDTDDAVINISGTVNLASEKLDLDVIPHTKGFRVFSLRSPLYINGTLKNPNVGVHPGPLIARGAGAVALSLVAAPAAALLALVAPSHDDNQNTCRTVLQQLRQSGKMMPPMNPPVSDKKAAAGR; translated from the coding sequence ATGACGCGCAACCGCAAAATCCTCGCGGGAATAGCTGGCAGTCTGCTGGTGGTCGTACTGGTCTTGGTGGTGCTGGTTGCCACCTTCAACTGGAACCGGATGCGCCCATTCATCAACGACAAGGTGAGCCAGGCGATTGGCCGTCCGTTTGTCATTCGTGGTGAGCTCACGGTCGACTGGACGCGCGACCGCAGTGGCAGCGGGATAGCCGGTTGGGTGCCGTGGCCGGAATTCACCGCGCGCGACATCAGCATTGCAAACCCCCCGTGGTCGCAACAACCTCAATTCGCCACACTGCAGGCGCTGCGGTTTCGGCTTTCGTTGTTGCCGCTGCTGGCGCATCGCATCGACGTACCCTCGCTGCAACTCATGCAACCCCGCATCGATCTGGAACGCGACAAGCAAAAGCGGGCCACCTGGGACTTCAGCTTTCCGCCAAGCGTGACACCCTCGCGCTGGACACTGGAGATCGGCACGGTCGGATTCGATCGCGGGCTGATCACCTTGCAGGACGCACCCAGCGGCACCGAATTGAAGGCCACCGTCGAGCCACTTCAGGCCGCCATCCCCTACGACCAGATCGTGGCACAGCAGACCGCGGCCGCGCGCAAACAGACGGGCGCCAGCGGCGACCAGGCGCGCTCCGACGACAAGTCCGAAGCACCCGCCAACAGCAGTCCCACGGCACACCAATCGTTGACCTATCAATTTGGCTGGACCCTTGAAGGCAGCCATCAGGGCAGCCCACTGAAGGGTCATGGCAAGACCGGCGCCATGCTGGCCTTGCACGACACGCGTCGCCCGTTCCCGCTGCAAGCGGACGTCATGCTGGGCGACACGCATATCGCACTGGTCGGTACCTTGACCGACCCACTGCACCTGGGCGCGCTGGATGTGCGCTTGTGGCTGTCCGGCTCCAGCATGGCAAAGCTCTACCCCTTGACTGGCGTCACCCTGCCCGACACGCCCGCTTACGCCACCGAAGGCCATCTCAGTGGACAGTTGGGGCATAAGGGCAGTCGCTATCACTACCAGGACTTCCGTGGCCGAGTGGGCGGCAGCGATCTTTCCGGCGACCTGCTGTTTGTCACCGGGGGCGCGCGACCCAAGCTCACCGGCAAGCTGCATTCGAAACTGTTGCAGTTCGCCGACCTCGCGCCGCTGATCGGCGGCGCTTCGGCGACGGCGAATTCAGAGGGCGACCCTGTACAGCCCGCTGACAAGTTGTTGCCAGTCGCACCGTTTCGCACCGAACGCTGGCAGGCAATGGACGCCGACGTAGACTTCAGCAGCGAGCGCATCGTGCATGGCGACGCGTTGCCGATCGATTCGCTGAGCACGCATCTGGTGATGAATAACGGCGCGCTCTATCTCGATCCGCTCAGTTTCGGCATGGCTGGCGGCCAGGTGCGCAGCAACATGACGCTGGATGGCAGTCGCACCCCGATGCACGGCGTACTGGAACTCCATGCGCGGCATCTCAAGCTGAAGCAATTGTTCCCGACCTTCGAATCCATGCACACCAGCTTTGGCGAGATCAACGGTGATGCCGAACTCACGGCGCAAGGCAATTCCGTGGCCGAGCTGCTGGGCCATGCAAACGGCGAACTGAAGCTGCTGATGAACGATGGCGCGATCAGCAAGACCCTGCTGGAGACCGCCGGCCTCAACGTGGGCAATATCGTGATCGGCAAACTGTTCGGCGACAAGACCGTGCAGATCAACTGCGCCGCGAGCGACATGACAGCCAATGATGGTCTGTTCGACACGCGCCTGTTCGTGTTCGACACCGATGACGCGGTGATCAACATCAGTGGCACGGTGAATCTGGCCAGCGAAAAACTCGATCTTGACGTGATCCCGCACACCAAGGGTTTCCGTGTGTTCTCGCTGCGCTCGCCGCTGTATATCAACGGGACCCTGAAGAACCCCAACGTCGGCGTGCACCCCGGCCCGCTGATCGCTCGGGGCGCAGGTGCGGTCGCGCTCAGCTTGGTTGCCGCGCCTGCTGCTGCCCTGCTTGCACTGGTGGCACCCAGCCACGACGACAACCAAAACACCTGCCGGACCGTATTGCAGCAATTGCGGCAGTCGGGAAAGATGATGCCGCCAATGAACCCACCGGTCAGCGACAAGAAGGCGGCCGCCGGGCGCTAG
- a CDS encoding DUF2894 domain-containing protein — MSPSRNHPRARLDAWRAQGADRLHPVRFHFIDALERRAASHEGEARRLLDGRLSQLLAAYADELDAVDAVGGATTPCPSSASALAELTDELSRRGSQRSQRVAVHDTQAAGVSHPPMDALDDLQKIWSTVRIESQLRQALEQVPADAGPLNSASLVHRSLTLMRELSPEYLQQFLSYVDALSWIEQLRSSSSASGKNTVGAGSPGKRSRRKPR; from the coding sequence ATGAGCCCTAGCCGGAATCATCCACGGGCCAGGCTCGACGCATGGCGCGCGCAAGGCGCGGATCGACTGCACCCGGTCCGCTTTCATTTCATCGATGCGCTGGAGCGTCGCGCCGCCAGCCACGAAGGTGAAGCACGGCGCCTGCTGGATGGTCGACTATCGCAACTGCTCGCCGCCTATGCGGACGAACTCGACGCAGTCGACGCTGTGGGCGGCGCCACCACGCCGTGTCCGTCGTCTGCTAGCGCGCTTGCCGAGCTGACCGATGAACTTTCGCGTCGGGGCAGCCAACGCAGCCAGCGAGTGGCCGTGCATGACACGCAGGCGGCGGGGGTGTCACACCCACCTATGGACGCACTCGACGACCTGCAGAAAATCTGGTCGACGGTGCGCATCGAAAGCCAGTTGCGGCAGGCGCTGGAGCAAGTGCCTGCGGATGCCGGTCCGCTGAACTCGGCCAGTCTGGTGCACCGCTCGCTCACCCTGATGCGCGAGCTGTCGCCGGAATATCTGCAGCAATTCCTTTCCTACGTCGACGCCTTGTCGTGGATCGAGCAACTACGCAGCAGCAGCAGCGCCAGCGGCAAGAATACCGTCGGTGCCGGAAGCCCCGGCAAGCGCAGCCGTCGCAAACCTCGCTAG
- a CDS encoding peptidylprolyl isomerase: MRRRHLISALALASSLLALPTLAAEQQKDTPTVAEILAKSTPAEWRTPDPQNLLFMQLPSGRVVIELAQDFTPLHAANIRTLVRQHYFDGLAITRVQDNFVTQWGDPNEDDHGDKSKIHPQGKANLTVPPEFTRAIDAKLPWTALPDGDVYAPQVGFSEGFPVARDPANGQEWIAHCYGTVGVARDVAPDSGNGSSLYAVIGQARRLDHALAIAGRVLDGMPLLSGLPRGPEPMGFYTDPAQRVGIESVRVAADMPAKDRPSVKVLRTDSATFAALVDAKRNGHSAFYTHPPGKLELCGMNVPVKITGPGH, translated from the coding sequence ATGCGTCGTCGCCATCTGATCTCTGCGCTCGCCCTGGCCAGCAGCTTGCTGGCCCTGCCGACGCTCGCCGCCGAACAGCAGAAAGACACGCCGACCGTGGCGGAAATCCTGGCCAAATCCACCCCTGCCGAGTGGCGTACACCCGACCCGCAGAACCTGCTGTTCATGCAGTTGCCGAGTGGACGCGTGGTGATCGAGCTGGCGCAGGATTTCACGCCGCTGCATGCCGCCAACATTCGCACATTGGTGCGCCAGCACTACTTCGACGGGCTGGCGATCACTCGCGTACAGGACAACTTCGTCACCCAATGGGGTGATCCGAACGAAGATGACCATGGCGACAAGAGCAAGATCCACCCGCAGGGCAAGGCGAACCTGACCGTGCCGCCCGAGTTCACCCGCGCGATCGATGCGAAGCTGCCATGGACCGCCCTGCCCGATGGCGATGTCTACGCACCCCAGGTCGGATTTTCCGAAGGCTTTCCGGTCGCCCGTGACCCCGCCAACGGTCAGGAATGGATAGCGCATTGCTACGGCACGGTCGGCGTGGCGCGCGACGTGGCTCCGGACAGTGGCAACGGCAGTTCGTTGTACGCGGTCATCGGTCAGGCACGCCGACTGGATCACGCACTGGCTATTGCCGGCCGCGTGCTCGATGGCATGCCGCTGCTTTCGGGCCTGCCCCGCGGTCCCGAGCCGATGGGTTTCTACACCGATCCAGCCCAGCGCGTGGGCATCGAATCGGTACGCGTGGCGGCCGACATGCCTGCGAAAGATCGTCCCTCGGTCAAGGTATTGCGCACCGACAGCGCCACCTTTGCGGCACTGGTGGATGCCAAGCGCAATGGCCACAGCGCGTTCTACACCCACCCGCCGGGCAAGCTTGAACTGTGCGGCATGAATGTTCCGGTGAAGATCACTGGCCCCGGCCACTGA
- a CDS encoding PadR family transcriptional regulator, with product MDDNTSHLKKFQKELSSGTVSLVLLAVLGQSRQPMYGYQIAKRLEEVGEGVLAGKQSALYPVLRNLEGAGLLGSEIEPSVSGPPRRYYRITKPGREVLREWVAAWNATRDSVDNVLQGGVS from the coding sequence ATGGATGACAACACCAGCCATTTGAAGAAGTTCCAGAAAGAGCTTTCCAGCGGCACCGTGTCGCTGGTGTTGCTGGCCGTGCTTGGTCAGTCGCGCCAGCCGATGTATGGCTACCAGATCGCCAAGCGACTGGAAGAGGTTGGCGAAGGCGTGCTCGCCGGCAAGCAAAGCGCGCTGTATCCGGTGCTGCGCAATCTGGAAGGTGCCGGCCTGTTAGGCAGCGAGATCGAACCGTCCGTCAGTGGACCGCCACGTCGTTACTACCGCATCACCAAACCGGGTCGTGAAGTGCTGCGCGAGTGGGTTGCAGCCTGGAACGCCACCCGCGATTCCGTCGACAACGTCTTGCAAGGAGGGGTGTCATGA